Genomic DNA from bacterium:
CTGGAGCCCCCTGGAGGGCATCCGCACCGGGCAGTGGAAGTACATCAAGGCCCCGGAAAGTGAGCTTTACGATCTCGTCAAAGATCCGGCTGAAGGAAATAACCTGATCCAGAAGGAGAAAAAGCTGGCTGAAAAGTATCAGAAGGACCTTGCTGATCTGAAAAAGCGTTGTGCATCCGCTTCGGCGCACGGGGCACCTTCGGCCAAACCCGTGACCCTTGATCCTGCATCCCGGGAAAAATTGAAGAGCCTCGGCTATGTCTTTACCAGCGACTCCGGCAAGAATAAACCTGTCTATCCCGATCCCAAGCGCAAGGTCGGCCTGCTCAGGCATTTCAATGATGGAGCAAACTACCTTGGCCGGCAAAAGTACGCTGAGGCCATCAGGGAATTTGAAAAGATTATCAGGGAGGACCCCAAAAACATCGATGCCTTCACCTGCCTCGGAGCCGTCTATCAGATCATGGGGAAGACCGCTCAGGCTATCGAGGCTTACCGGCAGGCAGTTGCACTGGGACCTGACCATCTGGACAACCTGGTCCAATTGGGGACCCTGTATATGGGTGCCGGTCAGACTGAAGAGGGAAAGGACGCTCTGGAAAGGGCCCTGAAGCTGAATCCCAAAAGCCGGGAGGTCTACCTCAACCTTGGATTGTATTATATCGGCAAGGCAAACTGGGCCGAAGCCAAAGTCCAACTGGAAAAGTGCCTGGAGCTTGATCCTCGCTACACCCTGGCCCAAAACCACCTGGTTTCCGTGTACTATAATCTGAAAGAGGTGGATAAGGCCATAGATCTCTGCAAAACAGTGCTCAAGGCCGATCCGAAAGATCCTTCGGCCCTCTATAACCTTGGCAGTATCTATATGGAGCAGCGGAAGAATACCGAAGCCCTGGATGCGTTCCGGAAGCTGATCGAAGTGTCGCCGGACTACAGCCGGGCTTATCTGAGCATGGGCATGGTCTATGCCTATCAGAATTCCTATGATCAGGCCATTGCTTCCTTTCAAAAGGCCGCGGCCAAGGACCCGAAATGGGCGGACCCCCATCTGAATATGGGCATCATCTATGCGCAGAACAAAGGGGATTTTGCCAGGGCCCTGGAGGAATTCAAGACAGTGCTGAAGATTGATCCCCAGAATGCCCTGGGACGTCAACTGCTTGAAAGAACCCAGCAGACCATCGAGATACAGAAGGCTGGCCAGGGAAGGTAGAGGGCCAGGGGAAACAGAGGAGGAAACCCGGTTACCACTTCCTGCGCAGGTCCCGGCGAGAGAATATCCTGAAAGGTGCTTGAGCATGATCCAGATCATGCTCAAAGGCACCCATATCCGGATGGCTGTCCCTGGGATGGCCATCATTATCCTGGGCAGGAGCGTTGCGGGCTGTTCCGGCATTGATACAGGGAGAGCCGGATTTCAGGTGCCAGTCGCTGTTCCCTGGATCGGTAAACAGGGGATTAGCCCTGATATTGCCCCGGCCGGAATACCCGCCCTGAATATCGGAATAGGTGATGATGATTGACCTGCCGGAGACTTCATTCGGAAGATCTGCCCACAGGATGCAGTTGGTAATTGCCGGGCAGGAAAGGAAGCTGGATATTCCGCCACCCGGCTGGGACGCGGAATTTTGCGTAATTGTGCAATTCGTGATTTTCGGCATCGGAAGAGCAAGAACTGGTGAATAGGGAAATGTGGTCCCGGCACCATCGCAGTGAATTCCGCCCCCAGGCCCCTCGACAACCGAATTGCGGGCAATGAGGCAATTGACGATAAGCGGGGAGGCATTGCCGCTGCACAGGATGCCACCTCCTGCCAGAGCCGCCGAGTTTCCGGCAATGAGGCAATTGCTGATGGCCGGTGAACAGTCCCAGTCGCAGTAAATTCCGCCGCCTGCACCCGATGAATTATTCACGATCAGGCATCCGGCGATTGTCGGTGAGGCATTTTCCAGACAGCGGATTCCCCCGCCGTTTGCACCATCGAGGCGGTTATTGCCGCAGATAGTACAATCGCGAACTGTGACCGCTGAGCTTACGCAGCTTAAGCCGGTACTCAGGTTTTCGCTGATGCGGCAATTGGCAATGGTTGGTGAAGAGCCTTCACCGCAGTATATCCCGCAGCACAGGTTTTTACTGCTGAGGCAGCGGGTAATCTCAGGCGATGACCTCCAGCAGGTAATGCCATCGCCATTTTCGCTGATCGTGCAATCGGCGATAAGCGCTGAGGATTCAGAGCAGTAAATACCCGCTCCCTGATTTTCGCTTATCAGGCAATTACTGATGGTTGGAGAGGATCCGGAGCAGTATATCCCGCCGTAGGAAAGCTCGGCACCTGCCTTTTGGATCGTGATTCCGCGCAGCACGGAAGCCCTTCCTTCTCCACTGCTGAAAGAAACCGCCCGGTCTTTCTGACTGCCGTCAATAATCGTGGCAGCCACCACCGTGGGATTGTTCGGGTCAGCGCCGGTTACGGTAATGGCTTTCCCTGAAAAATCAATATGTTCATAGTAGCGCCCCATGCCGACCAGAATAACATCGCCGCCAGCGGCAGCATCAATGGCATCCTGGATCGTACGGTGATTACCCGGCACCCGCAATATGGCGGCCAGAGCCTGCGGAGGATTCACGATCATTACCGCCTCCGACAGAGCAAGCATCGACATTACTGCCGTCAGCATCTTCATCGATGCCAGTATTCCGAATGCTGCTTTCATAAGCCAGGTAACCGGATTGCAAACCCTTCCCCACACCGTGCTCATGACGCTTCCTCCAAAAAGGGGAGAATTTAATTTTTAAATTCTTAAGAGCAATTGGTGCTGCGAAATCGGATTTTTAGCTTATATCGGTCGTTCCGGTGAATCCTGACTCTCGAAAAGCTCACTGCGATGCAAGTTGTGCAACCCGGTACCTCTTCATTGGCCAGGCTTGTGAAGAGATAATAATGATTCTTCAGAGAATTTGCCGATTTCTGGTGTAGTTTAATAGTCACCGAATATCATAGTGAGAAAAGGAGTACAGAGTATGAACGTTGAGCAAACCGAACTCAAACCGGGCACCCTTATACCTGATTTTCATCTGGTCTCTGCCGGGGGAGGGTGTGTTCACCCTTCAGGTTACCACGACCGGAAAAATCTGGTCCTGCTCTTTGCCGGAAACCTGGTGGATGACGAACTGACACGTCGGTTTCTGCTTGATCTGGCCCGACACTACCCTGAGCTTGTGCAGGAAAATGCCGAAGTGCTGGCCGTGATCCGGGGTTCGGAGCAGGATGCCGGCCAGATCAAGGATAAAGCCGGATTTCCCTTTCCGGTACTGGCTGATACGGAGGGGAAAGCACATCTGGCTGCCGGTGCTTCGATCGCGCCAGGTGGAAGGCCATATCCGGCAGTCTTCATAACCGACCGCTTCAATGAAATTTCGGCAATCTACCGGACCAGCCAGGGAGAGCCACTTCCCACAATCAGGGAGATACTCAGCCATCTTCTCTTTATCGAGACCCAATGCCCTGAGTGAGGGGTTGCGGAATGGCCGGTGTAGGTTACACCGGGGAGTCCCGCAATGCCGGTCGAAGTGATCTTATGTGTCCATTTGGCTGGAGGCAGGCCCATCGCAAGGAGTGTTCAACGAAACGGAGCACTGAATACTACCGCACCGATGAGGGCAAAGCCAGGAAGAAGGCCCTCAATGAGCAGCGGCGAAGCAGTCAAGAGCAGCAGGCGTGTAATGGAGGCCATGCTGGAAAATGCTGGCAGTAATGACGGTGACAGCAGTGATACCGGCAATGAGAAACCATCGGGCCGGTCTTCTGAAGCTGTCTGTGCCCCTGAACCAGCCTACGATGAGGTCACGGTTCATTACCTTCGGACGATCATTGGCTTGATCGAAGGCCACTGGGTAAGTAGAGATGAGATCCTGGCTATGGGGGCAAAGATCATGAGACAACACAGCTTTTTTTACTGATGGATGTTGCCTTTACAAACTTGATCAATGTGCCGGATGAGGTCCTCATCCAGGCATACTGAAAAGATTTTATCTATACTTTCTCTCCTTTATTATGTTTACGTTTACATGATAACGTATACAAGTAAATTTGTCAAGAGTTTTTGGTAGCCGCTTTTTGGAGTAGGGTGGCTAGAAATGAGGTGTGGCCAGGCCTTTTCATCGAAATATTGATAAGGAAGGAGTTACGACATGAACAGGAATCCATTACGATTATGCATTCATGATTTCAGCCACCAATCCCGCAACCATCCTGGCAATAGCCAGGCAGGAGGTCAGGCCCGGCGATTCAATTCCGATCAGGTTGATGAGGCCGGAAAAGCCAAGGTCAGACTCCTCCTTGATGATAAAATCCCGGAAAGAGTCATGGGGACCTTGAAGCTTCGGTCTGATCCCCGCCATATCGGGCACGATGGCTTCTTTTTCCAGATTGGTGATGATCTTCCGGGCTGCCTGATAGAAAGTTTCCGCCTTCTCATCCTGTACCGTATAATCAATTTCGCCTGAATACTCCGCATCCGGACCGAAGCGAAGGCGCGAGCCCATATCCAGCGTGGCATGGACGCCGAGGTAGTGAGTATGGGGCAGAGGATAAACCAGCCTGCTGATGGGAGAGGGTTTGGCGTAGGAAAAATAATCGCCCTTGCAAAAATGGAGCCGGTAGCCCTGCCGGTCGATATCGATGCCGGGCAGGGAGGCGATTCGATCGGCAAACAAGCCTGCGCAGTTGATGACCGCTTGTGAGCGGAATCGGTAATTATCCTGCTTGAGGCCAACGATGAATCCGGTGCTCTCTTTCTGCAGGACAGTGACTTCGCTGCAATAAACCAGATCGGCGCCTCTCGATTGGGCCGATCTGGCCAGGTATTTCATCAGGGAATGGGTATCGATAATGCCGGTATGGGGTGAATGAATACCGGCGATGCCCCTGGCATACGGCTCCAGCCTGCGGATCTCTTTCCGGGTGAGGATTTTTAAATCCCGGGCTCCGTGGGATTGGGCATTTTTGAACAGCTTTTCCAGGGCTTCCAATTCAGAGACTTCTGGAGCTGTGATTAATTTACCCAGTCGCTTATACGGAATAGCAGCCTTCTGGCATGTCTCATAGAGATAGTCCGCACCTTCCAGGCAGAGCTTTAATTTGAGTGAATCAGGCGGATAATACAATCCCGCATGAATCACTTCACTGTTTCTGCTGCTCGTTTCCTGGCCAAAGCCGCTGTTTTTCTCCAGGACCACGATATCCGTGTAGCTCTTTGACAGTTCCGCAGCTATCGACAAACCAATTACCCCTGCACCGATTATGGTTATCCTTACCTCATCCATAGTCCATATCCTTATTATTTGCCCTTATTATTACTCTGCTATCCTGGTACAACGCTCATCGTACAGTTGTTCAAGGTGACTGATGGGCGACAGTTCCTTGAAATCGAAGAGGGTCCCCATAGCCATGTTACTGGTTTTCAGGTTATTCTCTTCACAGGCTGCAAGCGGATTCAATCCCCCGACAACGATCATGGCCGCCTTCCCTTCGGGAACAGGGATGTCGAGCAGTGCCTGACCAGGCTTTCCAATCATCAGGATCCCTCCCAGTCCTGCCTTGATAAGCTTTTTCCTGATCCTTTCCGCTTCCGGAATGGCGGCGGCAGGTATTTCGCGGAAACTGGCACCAATGAGGCCATTCCCCTGATTCGCAGCCTGAGCGACGCTGGTCATGCGCCCCCTGATGAAAATTTCCAGAGGATCGAGGGTAGATCCGTCATAGGCGATAATTTCGGTGAATCTGACCGGCTGGCCGCATCTCATCTCCAGTAGTCCTCCGAAGCGGGACAAAACCGGGATGCCCGAATTGAGAAATATCCCATTGATAGTCACGCTGCATACCGTACCAATGGCTACTGTCCCTTGAGGAATATCAAAGTTTCCGAGCTGACTTCCTGACTCCCTGACAACCGCGAACTGGCCCATGCCAAGCCCTTTGTGAAAAACAGGGATGATATGCTCAAGTGCCCTGGCAAAATCCTGCGACTGGATGGTGGAAATATTCAATACGATATTCCCGCTGAGCTTGGCCAGGGAAAATTTCATCCTATAGGACAGCTCATCGATCATGGAAGCGACAAGGCCAATCTTACCCATGACAAAAGCGCTGTTCAGTTCTTTTCTGCCTTCAGGAGTGATCATCCGGCCACGCTTTTCACCCAGGTTCCGGGTAAATCCGGCCTTATCGGTAAGGGCAAGATAGTATCTCACCGCCCGGGGAGAAAGATGGATACCGTATGATTGAATCTGTTTGGCAATTCTTGTTCCGCCAAAAGGTCCTGATGCTTCCCGCAACGCCCGCAGGATAGCGATGATGTTTTTATCGGTTTTTATTTCCATGCGAAGATTCTCCTTGAGACTTCCGGTCCTCGGTGAGCTACTCGGCAATAGTGCGACTACTTTATCATAGGAAAGGGGAGTTGGCAAAGAAAAACTCGGCAATATTGCCTAATTCATGTGCATAACGAAATTGCCGTGATAGCCTGTCATTCATGGCTCTATCTTAAAACTATCTTCGGCACACTCCCGTATAATTGATCATCTCATGCCGAAAAAATAAGCATCAGGTTGCTGAATGGTACTTGACATCCCAGTCAGTGGCGTGATATTTTGATGACCAAAAAATAGGCATGGTATTGCCGAACACGGAAAGGGTGCAGTCAAGGAGGGGGAGAGAGCTTTGGTTGCACCCTATCAGGGTAAGTTGTAGAGTGTAGTCTTATTAGCCTGTAAGGAGAAGGAAATATGAACTTACAACAGCCGAATTCAAATGATGCCACCAGAACCTTTAACCGCTCGAAAAGTGTTGTGCCCGGATCAGGATTATGTTCCCGCTGCGTTGATGGATGCCGGGGAAATTGTGAGGTTTTTAAAGCTTCTTTCCGGGGTCGGGAGGTAATTTATCCTGGTCCGTTTGGGGATGTCACGGCAGGTGCTGACAAAAATTATCCTGTTGATTATTCTCATCTGAACATTCAGGGTTACGCACTGGGCGGCCAGGGACTCCCTGATGGCATGGAGGCAAACCCTGATACCGCTACCTTCCCCGCGGTTAATACGGAAACAGAATACGGCTGGGATATCAAAGTACGAATGAAAGCCCCGATCTTCACCGGAGCATTGGGTTCCACGGAAATCGCCCGCAAGAACTGGGAGCACTTTGCAGTAGGCGCGGCTATTTCCGGTGTCACCCTGGTTTGCGGAGAGAATGTCTGCGGTATCGACCCTCAACTGGAGCTTGATGCTCATCGCAAGGTTGTCAAAGCCCCTGACATGGATCGCCGTATCGAGGTTTACAAGAAATATCATGAAGGATTTGGCGAAATTCTGGTACAGATGAATGTCGAGGACACCCGGCTGGGTGTTGCCGAGTATGTTCAGAAAAAGCATAACCTTGAGACCATAGAATTGAAATGGGGCCAGGGCGCGAAATGCATTGGCGGTGAAATCAAGGTTAAATCCCTGGAAAGAGCCCTCGAGCTTCAAAAACGGGGCTACATCGTTACCCCTGACCCCTCAAGCAAAGCTAATCAGGAAGCCTTCAAGGCGGGAGCCATCAAGGAATTCGAGCGTCATTCCCGTTTGGGCTTTGTTTCCGAAGAGGGTTTTCTGGCTGAGGTCGAGCGGCTCAGAAAACTCGGCTTCAAGCGCATTACCCTGAAGACCGGCGCCTACTCCATGCGTGAGCTGGCTATGGCTATCAAATATTCCTCGATGGCCAAAATCGACCTTCTAACCATTGACGGAGCCCCCGGCGGAACAGGCATGAGCCCCTGGAGAATGATGCAGGAGTGGGGAATTCCGACCTTCTATCTACAGTCCATGACCTATGAATTCTGCGAAAAACTGGCCAAGAAGGGCATGCGGATACCGGACATTGCCATAGCTGGCGGATTTTCCACCGAAGACCATGTCTTCAAGGTTCTGGCAATGGGTGCCCCCTATGTCAAGGCAGTCTGCATGGGAAGAGCGCTCATGATCCCC
This window encodes:
- a CDS encoding redoxin domain-containing protein, whose amino-acid sequence is MNVEQTELKPGTLIPDFHLVSAGGGCVHPSGYHDRKNLVLLFAGNLVDDELTRRFLLDLARHYPELVQENAEVLAVIRGSEQDAGQIKDKAGFPFPVLADTEGKAHLAAGASIAPGGRPYPAVFITDRFNEISAIYRTSQGEPLPTIREILSHLLFIETQCPE
- a CDS encoding sulfatase-like hydrolase/transferase; its protein translation is MKKSRMNMKKILLSLWLLVLFFPRLSLSAQGGKSPSNIVVITVDTLRADRLGCYGYRRIKTPQIDALAGEGVLFEQAFTPTPTTLPAHASIFTGTYPITHGLRSNGTFSLSESALTLAEILKKQGYETAAFVSAYVLDSRFGLDQGFDVYNDDLTTGVQSAMLQKERRAETVTRAAVQWLSSRKKGAPFFLWVHYYDPHTAYDPPAPFKDVYAHSPYDGEIAYADSWIRVLINKLKEQGIYDQTLIALSGDHGEGLGDHQEDTHGIFLYEATLHVPLIFRYPARMPKNTRIRSLVRLIDIAPSLLDVLGQKAPASMQGSSLLPLISGQKKDLGLVLYCETDYPRFTYGWSPLEGIRTGQWKYIKAPESELYDLVKDPAEGNNLIQKEKKLAEKYQKDLADLKKRCASASAHGAPSAKPVTLDPASREKLKSLGYVFTSDSGKNKPVYPDPKRKVGLLRHFNDGANYLGRQKYAEAIREFEKIIREDPKNIDAFTCLGAVYQIMGKTAQAIEAYRQAVALGPDHLDNLVQLGTLYMGAGQTEEGKDALERALKLNPKSREVYLNLGLYYIGKANWAEAKVQLEKCLELDPRYTLAQNHLVSVYYNLKEVDKAIDLCKTVLKADPKDPSALYNLGSIYMEQRKNTEALDAFRKLIEVSPDYSRAYLSMGMVYAYQNSYDQAIASFQKAAAKDPKWADPHLNMGIIYAQNKGDFARALEEFKTVLKIDPQNALGRQLLERTQQTIEIQKAGQGR
- a CDS encoding right-handed parallel beta-helix repeat-containing protein; protein product: MSTVWGRVCNPVTWLMKAAFGILASMKMLTAVMSMLALSEAVMIVNPPQALAAILRVPGNHRTIQDAIDAAAGGDVILVGMGRYYEHIDFSGKAITVTGADPNNPTVVAATIIDGSQKDRAVSFSSGEGRASVLRGITIQKAGAELSYGGIYCSGSSPTISNCLISENQGAGIYCSESSALIADCTISENGDGITCWRSSPEITRCLSSKNLCCGIYCGEGSSPTIANCRISENLSTGLSCVSSAVTVRDCTICGNNRLDGANGGGIRCLENASPTIAGCLIVNNSSGAGGGIYCDWDCSPAISNCLIAGNSAALAGGGILCSGNASPLIVNCLIARNSVVEGPGGGIHCDGAGTTFPYSPVLALPMPKITNCTITQNSASQPGGGISSFLSCPAITNCILWADLPNEVSGRSIIITYSDIQGGYSGRGNIRANPLFTDPGNSDWHLKSGSPCINAGTARNAPAQDNDGHPRDSHPDMGAFEHDLDHAQAPFRIFSRRDLRRKW
- a CDS encoding FMN-binding glutamate synthase family protein, which produces MNLQQPNSNDATRTFNRSKSVVPGSGLCSRCVDGCRGNCEVFKASFRGREVIYPGPFGDVTAGADKNYPVDYSHLNIQGYALGGQGLPDGMEANPDTATFPAVNTETEYGWDIKVRMKAPIFTGALGSTEIARKNWEHFAVGAAISGVTLVCGENVCGIDPQLELDAHRKVVKAPDMDRRIEVYKKYHEGFGEILVQMNVEDTRLGVAEYVQKKHNLETIELKWGQGAKCIGGEIKVKSLERALELQKRGYIVTPDPSSKANQEAFKAGAIKEFERHSRLGFVSEEGFLAEVERLRKLGFKRITLKTGAYSMRELAMAIKYSSMAKIDLLTIDGAPGGTGMSPWRMMQEWGIPTFYLQSMTYEFCEKLAKKGMRIPDIAIAGGFSTEDHVFKVLAMGAPYVKAVCMGRALMIPGMVGKNIAEWIKANDLPKTVSEFGTTPEEIFVCYAELAEKYGNDIKNIPLGAIGIYSFAQKIRVGLQQLMAGSRNFRLSTISRNDLMALTEDAAKISGIPYVMDAYRQQAEQVLEAVDICREEAEEVLA
- a CDS encoding NrpR regulatory domain-containing protein; this encodes MEIKTDKNIIAILRALREASGPFGGTRIAKQIQSYGIHLSPRAVRYYLALTDKAGFTRNLGEKRGRMITPEGRKELNSAFVMGKIGLVASMIDELSYRMKFSLAKLSGNIVLNISTIQSQDFARALEHIIPVFHKGLGMGQFAVVRESGSQLGNFDIPQGTVAIGTVCSVTINGIFLNSGIPVLSRFGGLLEMRCGQPVRFTEIIAYDGSTLDPLEIFIRGRMTSVAQAANQGNGLIGASFREIPAAAIPEAERIRKKLIKAGLGGILMIGKPGQALLDIPVPEGKAAMIVVGGLNPLAACEENNLKTSNMAMGTLFDFKELSPISHLEQLYDERCTRIAE
- a CDS encoding NAD(P)/FAD-dependent oxidoreductase, which translates into the protein MDEVRITIIGAGVIGLSIAAELSKSYTDIVVLEKNSGFGQETSSRNSEVIHAGLYYPPDSLKLKLCLEGADYLYETCQKAAIPYKRLGKLITAPEVSELEALEKLFKNAQSHGARDLKILTRKEIRRLEPYARGIAGIHSPHTGIIDTHSLMKYLARSAQSRGADLVYCSEVTVLQKESTGFIVGLKQDNYRFRSQAVINCAGLFADRIASLPGIDIDRQGYRLHFCKGDYFSYAKPSPISRLVYPLPHTHYLGVHATLDMGSRLRFGPDAEYSGEIDYTVQDEKAETFYQAARKIITNLEKEAIVPDMAGIRPKLQGPHDSFRDFIIKEESDLGFSGLINLIGIESPGLTSCLAIARMVAGLVAEIMNA